A section of the Candidatus Methylomirabilota bacterium genome encodes:
- a CDS encoding aldehyde ferredoxin oxidoreductase C-terminal domain-containing protein: MSPTATASRPAKKPAAVPASVPGYAGKLLRVNLSTGKIWTEPWASVMREYLGGVGLGAKILYEEVGPKVHWDHPDNRLVLATGPLAGLPVWGTGGLTVVTRGAQTDGATSTQANGFFGAALKYSGYDAIVAQGQAKKLSYLYINDDVVEIRDAAHLKGKDTWETQEALEAEHALSGHRLSVYSIGPAGENLVRFAAIQGDYGHVASKNGCGAVMGKKKLKAVCIVRGTKALTPHDPRGLVQAADDIAHDLKTDPATSTLYRWGTLPGVSNLYKLGILPIKNYTTNLTTVDMTTWEPAKLRAGFDHRGHQCNACGMHHCHIQVIGKGPKAGELVDEPEYEGWSGAGWQIGLTDKEAITWLNTRLDRACVDVNEFGWVCGWVMECMEKGHLTEKQVGFKLAWGDVDGAYRLLQMISHREGFGDLLAEGVKRASEKIGGEAAKCAVYTKKGASPRGHDHRARWEEMLDTCTSSNGTMESANATHQTEIGLPGRINPFNGEEVARMVGGILGRKHFEDSLGGCIFTFRTRIENLARALSAATGWTYTLADAMRMGRRTAAILRAFNLRCGIGTDVEYPSARYGSRPVDGPAKEHNVMDQWERMREVWYETVGYDIKTGKPTRETLKTLGLDSLAKDLWRK; this comes from the coding sequence CGCGGCTGTTCCCGCCTCGGTGCCCGGGTATGCGGGCAAGCTCCTGCGGGTCAACCTCTCGACGGGCAAGATCTGGACAGAGCCCTGGGCTTCGGTTATGCGCGAGTATCTCGGCGGCGTTGGTCTCGGGGCGAAGATCCTCTACGAGGAAGTCGGCCCCAAGGTCCACTGGGACCATCCGGACAACCGGCTCGTCCTGGCCACGGGACCGCTGGCGGGACTGCCGGTCTGGGGCACGGGCGGGCTGACCGTGGTCACGCGAGGCGCGCAGACCGACGGCGCGACCTCGACCCAGGCTAACGGCTTCTTCGGCGCCGCGCTCAAGTATTCGGGCTATGACGCGATCGTGGCCCAAGGCCAGGCCAAGAAGCTCTCCTACCTCTACATCAACGACGACGTCGTGGAGATCCGCGACGCAGCGCACCTCAAGGGCAAGGACACCTGGGAGACCCAGGAAGCGCTCGAGGCCGAGCACGCGCTCTCGGGGCACCGGCTTTCCGTCTACTCGATCGGCCCCGCCGGCGAGAACCTCGTCCGCTTCGCGGCGATCCAGGGTGACTACGGTCACGTCGCCTCCAAGAACGGCTGCGGCGCCGTCATGGGCAAGAAGAAGCTCAAGGCCGTGTGCATCGTGCGCGGCACCAAGGCGCTCACGCCCCATGACCCGCGCGGGCTCGTCCAGGCGGCGGACGATATCGCGCATGACCTGAAGACGGATCCGGCGACCTCGACGCTCTACCGATGGGGAACGCTTCCCGGCGTCTCCAACCTGTACAAGCTGGGCATCCTGCCGATCAAGAATTACACGACGAACCTGACGACGGTGGACATGACGACGTGGGAGCCCGCCAAGCTCCGCGCGGGCTTCGACCACCGGGGACACCAGTGCAATGCCTGCGGCATGCACCACTGTCACATCCAGGTGATCGGCAAGGGGCCGAAGGCCGGCGAGTTGGTCGACGAACCGGAATACGAAGGCTGGTCCGGCGCCGGCTGGCAGATCGGCCTGACCGACAAGGAAGCCATCACCTGGCTCAATACGCGCCTCGACCGCGCCTGCGTGGACGTCAACGAGTTCGGCTGGGTCTGCGGCTGGGTGATGGAGTGCATGGAGAAGGGCCATCTCACCGAGAAGCAGGTCGGCTTCAAGCTCGCGTGGGGCGACGTGGACGGCGCGTACCGCCTACTCCAGATGATCAGCCACCGCGAGGGGTTCGGCGACCTGCTGGCGGAGGGCGTCAAGCGCGCGTCCGAAAAGATCGGCGGCGAGGCCGCCAAGTGCGCCGTCTACACCAAGAAAGGCGCCTCGCCGCGCGGCCACGACCACCGGGCCCGGTGGGAGGAGATGCTGGACACCTGTACCTCCTCTAACGGCACCATGGAGAGCGCGAATGCGACGCACCAGACCGAGATCGGCCTGCCCGGGCGCATCAACCCCTTCAACGGCGAGGAAGTGGCGCGGATGGTCGGCGGCATCCTAGGGCGGAAGCACTTCGAGGACTCCCTCGGCGGCTGCATCTTCACCTTCCGCACGCGGATCGAGAACCTGGCGCGCGCGCTCTCGGCCGCGACGGGTTGGACCTACACGCTGGCCGACGCGATGCGGATGGGCCGGCGGACGGCCGCGATCCTGCGGGCCTTCAACCTGCGCTGCGGCATCGGCACGGATGTCGAGTACCCCTCGGCGCGCTACGGCTCCAGGCCCGTGGACGGCCCGGCGAAAGAGCACAACGTCATGGACCAGTGGGAGCGCATGCGCGAGGTCTGGTACGAGACGGTCGGCTACGACATCAAGACCGGCAAGCCCACGCGCGAGACGCTCAAGACGCTCGGTCTTGACTCCCTCGCGAAGGATCTGTGGCGCAAGTAG